The Pyxidicoccus sp. MSG2 DNA segment CGAAGCCTGTATTCAGTGGCGAAAGGGAGCGCTCTTCAAGAAGTGACGCTCAATGATCTGCGGTTGATCTCAGTCTTGATTCCGCAGTCTCGCATCTTGCAGAGGTATATTGCTGAAGCTCTTGGGAATTGGGATCGAGCGATTCAGTTGCTCGAATCTTCAATAAAGCAGCGGGCGCGGCTTCGGTGGGGCTTTATGCAGAAACTGCTCACCGGCAAGCGCCGACCGCAAGCACTCGGTGCAAAGTGGAGCACAATCACGTTGGCGGAGTTCTTCGAGGAGTTCTCGGAGCCCAACAGAGATCGGCGAGTGCAACTGCCCCTTTCGTGCTCAAAGCTGTACGGTGTGATTCCGCAGGCCGAGCGTTTCGAAAAGCGCATGGCTTCAGCAGACCTCAGCAGGTATCAGGTCGTCAGACGGAACAATCTTGTCTATGACCCAATGCTACTTTGGGATGCCTCAATAGGATTCGTCGAAACTGTCGACGAAGGCGTAATTTCTCCCGCCTACAATTGCTTCAGATTCAAAGGAGATGCAATGGAGAGGAGCTGGTTTCGCTACCTTTTCCAGACGCATTACATGAAGCACCAATACAAAGTAATCTCTCAGGGAACAAACACGCGGCGCAAGAAGGCGCCAGCAGGTGCGTTCCTCGGAATCACGATCGAAATGCCGACCGACGCTAGAGAAATCAAGCAAGTTGTCGCTTTTTTGGAGAAGGCCGATCGTGAGATTGCGTTGCTCAAGAAGCTTCTCGCGGCTTACCGCCAGCAAAAGAAGGGCCTGATGCAGCAACTCCTGACTGGGAAGCCGTGCGTACATGCGCCCCTTACAAGCCGCGCAGCAGGATGAGGTGACCCGATGGCGCTCTCCCTGTATCTCGAAGACCTCGACAGCCAACTCCCGGCGGTGCAGTTGCTGCACTCACTCGGTTGGCAGTACATCAGTCGCGAGGAGGCGTTGCGGCTGCGCGGCGGGCGTCAGGACCAGGTGGTGCTCACGGAGGTGCTGCGCCCCTGGCTTGAGCACAATAATCAAATCGAAGCCAAAGGGAAGACGTTCTCGTTCTCGCCTGTGCACCTGTCGGAGGCAATACGACGACTCACCGACGAGCCGTACGAGGGCCTAGTCCGTACGAATGAGAAGATCTACAACCTGCTCACTCTAGGTACGAGCGTCGACGTGGAGGTCGAGAGCGATCGAAAAGGGCGCCAGATTCATTACATCGACTGGCTCGACTCGAAGAAGAACGTCTACCACGTCACCGACGAATTCTCAGTCGAGCG contains these protein-coding regions:
- a CDS encoding restriction endonuclease subunit S; the encoded protein is MKERDTNAEAEEWLELSLEQACGKPIVYGIVQAGPNCPGGVPYIRSTDVGQPLDAASLLRTTPEIAEKYRRSTVSAGDIVFSLRGNIGEMSIVPAELEGANLTQGTARISSSSVVLGEFLFYALQTEAVQRSLYSVAKGSALQEVTLNDLRLISVLIPQSRILQRYIAEALGNWDRAIQLLESSIKQRARLRWGFMQKLLTGKRRPQALGAKWSTITLAEFFEEFSEPNRDRRVQLPLSCSKLYGVIPQAERFEKRMASADLSRYQVVRRNNLVYDPMLLWDASIGFVETVDEGVISPAYNCFRFKGDAMERSWFRYLFQTHYMKHQYKVISQGTNTRRKKAPAGAFLGITIEMPTDAREIKQVVAFLEKADREIALLKKLLAAYRQQKKGLMQQLLTGKPCVHAPLTSRAAG